Proteins from a single region of Haloterrigena alkaliphila:
- a CDS encoding PGF-CTERM sorting domain-containing protein — translation MNRIGAAVLALLVVTSAVGVAFGATAGASSTGAAESNATSTGTGSEAYAGSHVSFSVEGDSIVDYRVGGEETFSSVAVQSESEAATGADVGAEIDLEVLTSLEGAGLSMGAQSETSAQVQAESGATLSAHDTERGTLVVESGGENQVVKADLAASATAEEEGERVRVESDSHEGVFLVVGDGEVTVNEEGDVTAKLEGDSTLAFRSYEDGERDEQAEYEESLIANGESAVEVHVEERDGEAVGEAVTYGQETSAEVATETRNRVDVTIDRATHEGTVVMTTVSEEAVGTLEDLEVRIDGEAAVEVSSKSELEGAINGDESRYMVVQRSEASGEATVYIAVNHFSERTATIDGGDGDGSDGTNDTTETDESEANDGGNGDDGSADDDGADDTGGDSMPGFGVAVAVVAIGVAGLLARVQE, via the coding sequence ATGAATCGGATTGGTGCAGCCGTACTCGCACTGCTCGTGGTGACGAGCGCCGTCGGCGTGGCGTTCGGAGCCACCGCCGGTGCGTCGTCGACGGGCGCTGCAGAATCGAACGCGACCAGTACCGGGACCGGATCCGAGGCATACGCCGGGAGCCACGTCTCGTTCTCGGTCGAGGGCGACTCGATCGTCGACTATCGGGTCGGCGGCGAGGAGACGTTCTCCTCGGTTGCCGTCCAGTCCGAGAGCGAGGCCGCTACCGGCGCCGACGTGGGCGCCGAAATCGACCTCGAGGTGCTGACGTCCCTCGAGGGCGCGGGCCTCTCGATGGGCGCCCAGTCGGAGACCAGCGCACAGGTGCAAGCCGAGAGCGGCGCGACGCTGTCGGCCCACGACACCGAACGCGGAACCCTCGTCGTCGAGAGCGGCGGCGAGAACCAGGTCGTGAAGGCCGACCTCGCCGCCAGTGCGACGGCGGAAGAGGAAGGCGAGCGCGTCCGCGTCGAGAGCGACTCCCACGAGGGCGTCTTCCTCGTCGTCGGCGACGGCGAGGTCACCGTCAACGAGGAGGGCGACGTCACCGCCAAGCTCGAGGGCGATTCGACGCTGGCGTTCCGCTCCTACGAGGACGGCGAGCGCGACGAACAGGCCGAGTACGAGGAGTCGCTGATCGCCAACGGCGAGTCAGCCGTCGAGGTCCACGTCGAGGAGCGCGACGGCGAGGCGGTCGGCGAGGCCGTCACCTACGGGCAGGAGACCAGCGCCGAGGTCGCCACCGAGACCCGCAATCGGGTCGACGTGACCATCGACCGCGCGACCCACGAGGGGACGGTCGTGATGACCACCGTCTCCGAAGAGGCCGTCGGTACCCTCGAGGACCTCGAGGTCCGCATCGACGGCGAGGCCGCCGTCGAGGTCAGCTCCAAGAGCGAACTCGAGGGGGCGATCAACGGCGACGAATCGCGATACATGGTCGTCCAGCGGAGCGAGGCCTCCGGCGAAGCGACGGTCTACATCGCGGTGAACCACTTCTCCGAGCGCACGGCGACGATCGACGGCGGAGACGGCGACGGTTCGGACGGGACGAACGACACGACCGAGACCGACGAGAGCGAGGCGAACGACGGCGGCAACGGAGACGACGGGAGTGCCGACGATGACGGCGCCGACGACACGGGCGGCGACAGCATGCCCGGCTTCGGCGTCGCGGTCGCCGTCGTCGCGATCGGCGTCGCCGGCCTGCTCGCTCGAGTGCAGGAGTAA
- a CDS encoding dihydrolipoyl dehydrogenase family protein, giving the protein MVHVAIVGAYGSAGVAAADELLERRGELDDLELTLIDDGDPGGGLCILRGCMPSKDVLSAGQHRYQARHDDRLEGVPEVDPEAVVARKDEHVSSFAEHRRGHVHDLAEREGVEFLRESARFVDDRVLAVRGRRLEPDYVVIATGSVPNIPDLPGIDDVPIRTSADVLDATAFPESGLVLGNGYISLELGPYLSEVGDVDLTVIEHDERPLDAFPDAYGDAILELYREQFGIEVLTTTDEKRLERTDDGGVRLVAERMAEDGTGGDATELTVEADELYCFTGRKPNLEGLDLEKTGIEPGSGWVGSTMQALDDDRVFVVGDANGREPILHVAKEQGFAAAANVVHHAREENLEPYANVPHHVIFSGLGVYPVARVGHTPATAADSGMDAFVVTREASSDGVFKTKDHPEGRATLVVDANSGSVLGYQGVHLHADVMAKTMQIVVEMGLDVREVPNRAYHPTTPEILDGLFREACAELEDRQQCVGPDSRDTAL; this is encoded by the coding sequence ATGGTACACGTCGCGATCGTCGGCGCGTACGGCAGTGCAGGCGTCGCCGCCGCCGACGAACTCCTCGAGCGCCGCGGGGAACTCGACGACCTCGAACTGACGCTGATCGACGACGGGGATCCGGGCGGCGGACTCTGCATTCTGCGGGGCTGCATGCCGAGCAAGGACGTGCTCTCGGCCGGCCAGCACCGGTATCAGGCCCGTCACGACGACCGACTCGAGGGCGTCCCCGAGGTCGATCCCGAGGCGGTGGTCGCCCGGAAGGACGAGCACGTCTCGAGCTTCGCCGAACACCGCCGGGGGCACGTCCACGACCTGGCCGAGCGCGAGGGCGTCGAATTCCTTCGCGAATCGGCGCGGTTCGTCGACGACCGCGTTCTCGCAGTCAGGGGCCGCCGCCTCGAACCGGACTACGTCGTGATCGCGACCGGCTCCGTGCCCAACATTCCGGACCTGCCGGGAATCGACGACGTGCCGATCCGGACGAGCGCGGACGTCCTCGACGCGACCGCGTTTCCGGAGTCGGGACTCGTGCTCGGCAACGGCTACATCAGCCTCGAACTCGGCCCCTACCTCAGCGAGGTCGGCGACGTCGACCTCACCGTGATCGAGCACGACGAACGACCGCTCGACGCGTTTCCGGACGCCTACGGCGACGCGATCCTCGAGCTCTACCGGGAGCAGTTCGGGATCGAGGTGCTGACGACCACCGACGAGAAGCGCCTCGAGCGGACCGACGACGGCGGCGTCCGACTGGTCGCCGAGCGGATGGCGGAGGACGGGACGGGCGGTGACGCCACGGAACTGACCGTCGAAGCCGACGAACTCTACTGCTTCACCGGTCGCAAACCGAACCTCGAGGGGTTGGACCTCGAAAAGACGGGGATCGAGCCGGGGTCGGGGTGGGTGGGGTCGACCATGCAGGCGCTCGACGACGATCGTGTCTTCGTCGTCGGCGACGCGAACGGCCGCGAGCCGATCCTCCACGTCGCCAAGGAGCAGGGCTTTGCGGCCGCGGCGAACGTCGTCCACCACGCGCGCGAGGAGAACCTCGAGCCCTACGCCAACGTCCCCCACCACGTGATCTTCTCGGGGCTGGGTGTCTATCCGGTTGCCAGAGTGGGCCACACGCCAGCGACGGCCGCCGATTCGGGGATGGACGCCTTCGTCGTGACCCGAGAGGCGTCGTCCGACGGGGTGTTCAAGACCAAGGATCACCCCGAGGGCCGGGCGACGCTGGTCGTCGACGCGAACAGCGGGTCCGTCCTCGGCTACCAGGGCGTCCACCTCCACGCCGACGTGATGGCGAAGACGATGCAGATCGTCGTCGAGATGGGACTCGACGTCCGCGAGGTACCGAACCGGGCCTACCACCCCACCACGCCCGAGATCCTCGACGGCCTCTTTCGGGAGGCCTGCGCCGAACTCGAGGATCGCCAGCAGTGCGTCGGCCCCGATTCCCGCGATACGGCGCTGTAG
- the kdgK1 gene encoding bifunctional 2-dehydro-3-deoxygluconokinase/2-dehydro-3-deoxygalactonokinase: protein MSDIVTFGETMLRLSPPGNERLENASDFEVMAAGAESNVAIAASRLGATATWLSKVPETPLGRRVVGEIRSHGIEADVVWSHRGRQGTYYLEKGGEPRGTNVIYDRENTAVSTAEAREFDIERIQDARVFFTSGITPALSSTLRETTMKMLKAARQGGTTTAFDFNYRRKLWSPDEAHETLTKLFPGIDVLVIAARDARTVLGFEGDPRQLAHRLGSQYDFTTVVVTRGADGVVGWHDSVVHEQNAYETDTVSPIGTGDAFTGAFIARRLHGDDVPTALEYGTATAAIKRTIPGDVALVSKEEVDAVVKDGGQSISR from the coding sequence GTGAGTGATATCGTCACGTTCGGCGAGACGATGCTCCGGCTGTCGCCGCCGGGTAACGAGCGACTCGAGAACGCGAGCGACTTCGAGGTCATGGCGGCGGGCGCGGAGAGCAACGTCGCGATCGCCGCGAGCCGGCTGGGGGCGACGGCGACCTGGCTGTCGAAGGTGCCCGAGACGCCGCTGGGCCGGCGCGTCGTCGGCGAAATCCGCAGTCACGGGATCGAGGCCGACGTGGTCTGGAGCCACCGGGGCCGGCAGGGGACCTACTACCTCGAGAAAGGGGGCGAACCCCGCGGGACGAACGTGATCTACGATCGGGAGAACACCGCCGTCTCGACGGCCGAGGCCCGCGAGTTCGACATCGAACGGATTCAGGACGCCCGCGTCTTCTTCACGAGCGGGATCACGCCCGCGCTGTCCTCGACGCTCCGGGAGACGACGATGAAGATGCTCAAGGCGGCCAGACAGGGGGGAACGACGACCGCCTTCGACTTCAACTACCGACGCAAGCTCTGGTCGCCCGACGAGGCCCACGAGACGCTGACGAAGCTGTTCCCCGGGATCGACGTCCTGGTCATCGCCGCCCGCGACGCCCGGACCGTCCTCGGCTTCGAGGGCGACCCGCGCCAGCTGGCCCACCGACTGGGCTCCCAGTACGACTTCACGACGGTCGTCGTCACCCGCGGCGCCGACGGAGTCGTCGGCTGGCACGACAGCGTCGTCCACGAGCAGAACGCCTACGAGACCGACACCGTCTCGCCGATCGGCACCGGCGACGCCTTCACCGGCGCCTTCATCGCTCGCCGGCTCCACGGCGACGACGTCCCCACCGCCCTCGAGTACGGCACGGCGACCGCGGCGATCAAGCGGACGATTCCCGGCGACGTCGCGCTCGTCTCCAAGGAGGAGGTCGACGCCGTCGTGAAAGACGGCGGCCAATCGATCTCCCGATAA